From a region of the uncultured Draconibacterium sp. genome:
- the ruvB gene encoding Holliday junction branch migration DNA helicase RuvB, with translation MEDGLDIRGNSYTDTEREFDKRLRPLQFDDFSGQKKIVENLEIFVKAALMRGEALDHVLLHGPPGLGKTTLSNIIANELGVGIKITSGPVLDKPGDLAGLLTNLEEKDVLFIDEIHRLSPIVEEYLYSAMEDFRIDIMIDKGPSARSVQIELNSFTLIGATTRSGLLTSPLRARFGINSHLEYYDGDILTQIVKRSAGILDVEISDEAAHEIAFRSRGTPRIVNSLLRRVRDFAQVKGDGTIDMDITRHALGALNIDKYGLDEMDNRILKSIIDKFKGGPVGITTIATAVGEDAGTIEEVYEPFLIKEGFIKRTPRGREVTDLAYKHLGRVRYGDSPSLF, from the coding sequence ATGGAAGATGGATTAGATATTAGAGGAAATTCATATACGGATACCGAAAGAGAGTTTGATAAGCGCTTACGCCCCTTACAATTCGATGATTTTAGCGGACAAAAGAAAATTGTTGAAAACCTCGAGATTTTTGTAAAGGCAGCGTTAATGCGTGGCGAAGCTTTGGATCATGTTTTACTGCATGGACCTCCGGGACTGGGAAAAACAACCCTGTCGAATATTATTGCCAACGAACTTGGAGTAGGTATAAAAATTACTTCCGGACCGGTATTGGATAAACCAGGCGACTTGGCCGGTTTATTGACCAATCTCGAAGAAAAAGATGTTTTGTTCATCGACGAAATCCATCGCCTCTCTCCTATTGTTGAAGAATATTTGTATTCGGCTATGGAAGATTTCCGTATCGATATCATGATTGACAAAGGTCCAAGTGCACGTTCGGTACAAATCGAGCTGAATTCGTTTACGCTGATTGGAGCTACTACCCGATCGGGATTATTAACGTCGCCATTACGTGCACGATTTGGTATCAATTCGCACCTGGAGTATTATGACGGCGATATTTTAACGCAAATAGTTAAAAGGTCAGCAGGTATACTGGACGTAGAGATAAGCGACGAGGCGGCTCATGAGATAGCTTTCCGGAGCCGTGGCACTCCGCGAATAGTAAATTCATTGCTGCGTCGTGTTCGCGACTTTGCCCAGGTAAAAGGAGATGGTACCATCGATATGGATATTACCCGTCATGCACTTGGTGCTTTAAACATCGATAAATACGGATTGGACGAAATGGACAACCGCATTTTAAAATCTATTATCGATAAATTTAAAGGCGGACCAGTGGGAATAACAACCATTGCAACTGCTGTTGGCGAAGATGCCGGAACCATTGAAGAAGTGTACGAACCGTTTTTAATAAAAGAAGGATTTATAAAACGAACACCACGCGGAAGAGAAGTTACCGATTTGGCCTACAAACATTTAGGACGCGTTCGGTATGGCGACTCCCCCAGCCTTTTTTAA
- a CDS encoding response regulator, with protein MDILLVEDNLLNQKVVIFNLKKYNYNVTAVTNGPEAIEQVKQHAYDLVLMDIMLPEMDGYEITEAIREYEKANAVEKPVPIIAITANTLDNDRERCFNVGMNEYLSKPFTAAQLIEKIRIFIPE; from the coding sequence TTGGACATACTACTTGTAGAAGACAACCTATTAAATCAAAAGGTGGTTATATTTAATTTGAAGAAATATAACTACAACGTTACTGCAGTTACCAACGGACCCGAGGCTATTGAGCAGGTAAAGCAGCACGCTTACGATCTGGTGTTAATGGATATTATGCTACCCGAAATGGACGGCTATGAAATTACCGAGGCGATCAGAGAATACGAAAAAGCAAATGCTGTTGAAAAACCGGTTCCCATTATTGCCATAACAGCCAATACGCTCGACAACGATCGGGAGCGGTGTTTTAACGTAGGAATGAATGAGTATTTATCAAAACCCTTTACAGCTGCGCAGCTTATCGAAAAAATACGCATCTTTATTCCCGAATAA
- a CDS encoding DUF4175 family protein, protein MTENFNILVNKLNAFRFKYGLYRLVRGAALVFVLLITLYTVFSVVEYYVYLSSFTRKVVFYGYLIFAGLLSTQFVLIPVFRLLHILKPIDLKSSTKLIQKHFGEIKDKLLNIIELSDLHDNQYSNDLLIASIDQKIDELKVFDFNEAIEYKNIKNISIYLIVSVLIASIILLSNKNIFTESTNRLVHYNKEFVKPAPFSFQLTNESLKAKKGDPYTVKVIAEGDEIPQIVYINIEGNNYLMKTTETGNYEFEMASVINPVSFHFTDLNYKSDSYTLQLLPKPGINSFTVNVNPPSYTLSESQLLENIGDVQVPCGTILKWQFSGIDVDSLALLFNDSIRVKATQNEGLFEVEKKVYKSSNYNVYIRNKVTEEELALSYTIDVIPDIYPDIEVVRIEDTTRLTRFFFKGVIGDDYGFSSLKFHYNIANADTTIALPFSKNIADQEFYFSYDFNDVESEGAISYYFSVSDNDIINGYKTTTSDSYSFVFPDKEELEANEKEQFENLEKMIAESQQLSKEIQNNLQNLQIKNMDTNTSDWEKSQMVNDIVQKQNQLEKLYDQIKQDNKKLNNYLNSFNDNSEEIIEKQKQIEELLKEVFTDELQELMDEFNKLAEEFDSKKLNELTRDMNVTMDDLQKQLDRNLEMLKKFKVEQKLQEITDEMNEMAMEEENMAKEISEEKNFEEISEKVSEHQENLKDLEKRLKETLEMNKELEEPIGFDDFDEEFDELQKSTEESKENLENKNRKKSGSSIKKTSEQMKNTAFAMQQMLDMNSMQQNQENIQNLRQILSNLILLSFNQEDVLKGLGGISAKDPRLNELNRKQKQIKDQSQIVRDSLYTLAMRTPQISSMINNELVDMEINLTKAGQELEEALFPQARSSQQFVITATNNLALLLNESLEQLEKQMANAQPGDQQCENPGGMGSGMENLKESSESIKQQLQKMIEQMKNGNSQGLSKQMGQSLMQHEMMQQMLRDLMNNGQVGSQAQETLKKIDQMLEENRKELMNKSINAETIARQNLITTRLLEAEKAETEREFEDKRESESADEFYSNPVKFFEYKEKENFTLEYLNRNSNTLNNFYNKKYKDYLNKIQNQSEE, encoded by the coding sequence ATGACTGAAAATTTCAACATACTTGTTAATAAACTAAACGCGTTTAGGTTTAAATACGGCTTGTATAGGTTAGTAAGGGGAGCTGCTTTGGTTTTTGTATTGTTAATTACCTTATACACAGTATTTTCTGTCGTTGAATACTATGTTTACCTTTCATCGTTTACACGCAAAGTCGTATTCTATGGCTATCTGATTTTTGCCGGTTTACTAAGTACACAGTTTGTTCTTATTCCCGTATTCAGGTTACTACATATTTTAAAACCTATCGATCTGAAATCCTCAACTAAACTGATTCAAAAACATTTTGGTGAGATTAAAGATAAATTATTGAATATCATTGAATTATCAGATTTGCATGACAATCAGTATTCAAACGATTTGTTAATTGCCAGTATTGATCAGAAAATAGATGAGCTAAAAGTGTTCGATTTTAATGAAGCTATTGAGTATAAGAATATTAAAAATATATCTATTTATCTGATAGTTAGTGTTTTAATAGCTTCTATAATATTGTTATCGAACAAAAATATTTTTACTGAATCGACAAATCGGCTGGTACATTATAATAAGGAGTTTGTTAAACCTGCTCCCTTTTCTTTTCAATTAACTAACGAGAGTTTAAAAGCAAAAAAGGGAGATCCGTATACAGTAAAAGTTATTGCCGAAGGAGATGAAATTCCACAAATTGTATATATAAATATTGAAGGAAATAATTACCTGATGAAAACAACTGAAACAGGTAATTACGAGTTTGAAATGGCTTCGGTAATCAATCCCGTTTCCTTTCATTTTACAGATTTAAATTATAAATCAGATAGTTATACGCTTCAGCTATTACCAAAACCGGGTATTAATTCTTTTACGGTAAATGTAAATCCGCCAAGCTATACTTTAAGTGAATCTCAGCTGCTTGAGAACATCGGAGATGTGCAGGTTCCATGTGGAACAATTTTAAAATGGCAGTTTTCCGGAATCGATGTTGACTCGCTGGCATTATTGTTTAATGATTCTATTCGGGTAAAAGCAACGCAAAATGAAGGACTATTCGAGGTAGAAAAAAAGGTTTATAAATCAAGTAATTACAATGTTTATATCCGCAATAAGGTTACAGAGGAAGAATTGGCCTTATCGTATACTATTGATGTGATACCAGATATTTATCCCGACATAGAGGTTGTGCGTATTGAAGATACAACACGTTTAACACGTTTCTTTTTTAAAGGTGTTATTGGCGATGATTATGGTTTTTCATCGCTAAAGTTTCACTACAACATAGCTAACGCAGACACCACTATTGCTTTACCATTTTCGAAAAATATTGCCGACCAGGAGTTTTATTTTAGTTACGATTTTAACGATGTTGAGTCGGAAGGAGCAATTTCCTACTATTTTTCAGTATCGGATAACGATATAATAAACGGTTATAAAACCACCACATCCGATAGTTATTCTTTTGTATTTCCTGATAAAGAAGAATTGGAAGCCAACGAAAAAGAGCAATTTGAAAACCTGGAGAAAATGATTGCCGAGAGCCAGCAATTATCGAAGGAAATTCAAAATAATTTGCAAAATCTGCAGATTAAAAATATGGATACAAATACATCCGATTGGGAAAAATCGCAGATGGTTAATGATATCGTTCAGAAGCAAAATCAGCTGGAAAAACTTTACGATCAAATTAAGCAGGACAATAAAAAACTGAATAATTACCTGAATTCATTCAATGATAATTCGGAGGAGATTATTGAAAAACAAAAGCAAATTGAAGAATTGCTCAAGGAAGTTTTTACGGATGAGCTGCAAGAGTTGATGGACGAATTTAATAAACTGGCTGAAGAATTCGACAGCAAAAAGCTGAATGAACTCACCCGTGATATGAACGTGACCATGGATGATCTGCAGAAACAGCTGGATAGAAACCTGGAGATGCTGAAGAAGTTTAAAGTAGAGCAAAAATTACAAGAAATTACAGACGAAATGAATGAAATGGCTATGGAAGAGGAAAACATGGCTAAAGAGATAAGCGAAGAGAAAAATTTCGAAGAAATAAGCGAGAAAGTAAGCGAACATCAGGAAAACCTAAAAGACCTAGAAAAACGCTTAAAGGAAACGCTCGAAATGAATAAGGAATTAGAGGAACCAATTGGTTTTGATGATTTTGACGAGGAGTTTGATGAACTTCAGAAAAGCACCGAAGAAAGTAAAGAAAACTTAGAAAATAAGAATAGGAAAAAGTCGGGTAGTAGTATTAAGAAGACATCTGAGCAAATGAAAAATACAGCGTTTGCGATGCAACAAATGCTCGACATGAATAGCATGCAACAAAATCAGGAAAACATTCAAAACCTTCGACAAATTTTAAGTAATCTGATATTGTTATCTTTTAATCAGGAAGACGTATTAAAGGGATTAGGTGGGATAAGTGCTAAAGATCCCCGGCTTAATGAACTAAATAGAAAACAAAAGCAAATTAAAGATCAGAGTCAAATAGTACGAGATTCGTTGTATACTTTAGCAATGCGTACTCCGCAAATTTCAAGTATGATAAACAATGAGTTGGTAGACATGGAGATAAATCTGACGAAAGCGGGACAGGAGCTGGAAGAAGCGTTATTTCCGCAAGCCAGAAGTAGTCAGCAATTTGTAATTACCGCTACAAATAACCTGGCTCTTTTATTAAACGAATCGCTTGAACAGCTGGAAAAACAAATGGCAAATGCACAGCCCGGCGATCAGCAATGCGAAAATCCGGGAGGTATGGGTAGCGGAATGGAGAACCTTAAAGAATCATCTGAAAGTATAAAACAGCAGTTACAAAAGATGATTGAACAAATGAAAAATGGCAATTCGCAAGGTTTGAGCAAACAAATGGGACAGAGTTTGATGCAACACGAGATGATGCAACAAATGCTTCGCGATTTAATGAATAATGGGCAGGTAGGTAGTCAGGCCCAGGAAACGTTGAAAAAAATTGATCAAATGTTGGAGGAAAACAGGAAGGAGTTGATGAATAAGTCGATTAATGCGGAAACCATTGCACGCCAAAACCTTATAACTACACGATTGTTGGAAGCTGAAAAAGCTGAGACCGAACGTGAATTTGAAGATAAACGCGAATCGGAAAGTGCTGACGAGTTTTACAGTAACCCTGTTAAGTTTTTTGAGTATAAAGAAAAAGAGAATTTTACATTAGAGTATTTAAACCGAAATTCAAATACATTAAATAACTTTTATAATAAAAAATATAAAGATTATCTAAACAAAATTCAGAACCAGAGTGAAGAATAA
- a CDS encoding ATP-binding protein has product MKNNPPNILVIRSVTTEIKRVEEFVKAIFNFHNMPEKCFNPTFLCISEATTNSIVHGNKEDHRKTVELNIDCKSHLIQVRITDEGEGFDVEKVPDPTLEDNLLKETGRGLHIINSIAQNVEYNDKGNSLSFEIYL; this is encoded by the coding sequence GTGAAGAATAATCCACCTAATATATTAGTTATAAGATCAGTAACTACAGAAATTAAACGGGTTGAAGAATTTGTAAAGGCTATTTTTAATTTCCATAATATGCCGGAAAAATGTTTTAATCCGACCTTTTTATGTATTTCTGAAGCTACTACAAATTCTATTGTTCATGGTAATAAAGAAGATCATAGAAAGACTGTAGAGCTAAATATTGATTGTAAAAGTCACCTTATACAGGTGCGGATTACCGACGAAGGAGAAGGATTTGACGTTGAAAAAGTTCCGGATCCAACACTCGAAGATAATCTGTTAAAAGAAACCGGACGCGGACTACACATTATAAATAGCATTGCCCAAAACGTAGAGTATAATGATAAGGGGAATAGCTTAAGTTTCGAAATCTATCTGTGA
- the ybeY gene encoding rRNA maturation RNase YbeY, with product MKSIEFYFEDIEPISFHEDFLKNQIENLVINEKYELGELTIVYCSDEFLLNMNKQYLDHDYYTDIITFDYVEKNVISGDLFISLDRVNENAENYGISQLKELYRVVLHGVLHLVGYKDKTDDEQEEMTKMEEFYLAKIDFKELKV from the coding sequence ATGAAGTCAATAGAATTTTATTTTGAAGATATTGAACCGATATCGTTCCATGAAGATTTTCTAAAAAATCAGATTGAAAACCTCGTTATCAATGAAAAGTATGAACTTGGAGAACTAACAATTGTGTATTGTTCCGATGAGTTTTTACTCAATATGAATAAACAATATCTTGATCATGATTATTATACAGATATAATAACTTTTGATTACGTAGAGAAAAATGTAATTTCGGGCGATTTATTTATAAGTCTCGACAGAGTAAATGAAAATGCAGAAAACTACGGTATTTCGCAATTAAAAGAGCTGTATCGTGTTGTTTTACATGGTGTTCTGCATTTAGTCGGATACAAAGATAAAACTGATGATGAACAAGAGGAGATGACAAAAATGGAAGAGTTTTATCTTGCAAAAATAGATTTTAAAGAACTGAAGGTATGA
- the mnmG gene encoding tRNA uridine-5-carboxymethylaminomethyl(34) synthesis enzyme MnmG codes for MMEKYDVIVVGGGHAGCEAATAAANLGSKTLLITMDMTKYGQMSCNPAMGGIAKGQIVREIDALGGYSGILADKTTIQFRMLNKSKGPAMWSPRAQNDRFRFVEEWRNILENTDNLDLWQDAVIKLIIKDNRVQGVITKIGIEFESNTVVLTNGTFLNGLMHIGQEKLAGGRIGEAASYNISEQLLEAGFKTGRMKTGTPVRIDGRTIDFSKLTEQKGDTDHYKFSYLPGTETKLKQRSCWITHTSSEVHAELQQGFEDSPMFDGTIQSTGPRYCPSIESKLITFAEKEKHQLFLEPEGENTIEYYLNGFSSSLPWQVQLKGLHKIAGLENAKIFRPGYAIEYDYFDPTQLNHTLETKILDNLFFAGQINGTTGYEEAGAQGIIAGINAHLKYAGTNETFILKRNEAYIGVLIDDLVTKGVDEPYRMFTSRAEFRILLRQDNADIRLTEKSYKLGLASLERLELLQEKTNLIQEIINYAKDFSVKPRFVNQLLTEKGTSELKQGVKLFDLILRPQISIFDLIEVITPFKTFLERVPEARKTEIIEGAEIVIKYEGYINREKLLAEKLDKFENINIENKFNYNELKSISTEARQKLDKIKPKTIGQAKRISGVSPSDINVLLVLLGR; via the coding sequence ATGATGGAGAAATATGATGTTATTGTTGTTGGGGGAGGACATGCCGGATGCGAAGCAGCGACAGCAGCTGCAAACCTGGGATCGAAAACATTACTGATTACAATGGATATGACCAAATATGGTCAAATGTCGTGTAATCCTGCTATGGGTGGAATTGCAAAGGGGCAGATTGTGCGCGAAATTGATGCATTAGGTGGTTATTCTGGTATTTTAGCCGACAAAACTACTATCCAGTTCAGGATGCTTAATAAATCAAAGGGTCCTGCTATGTGGAGTCCACGCGCACAAAATGATCGGTTTCGATTTGTAGAAGAATGGAGAAATATTCTTGAAAATACCGATAATCTTGATTTATGGCAAGATGCTGTAATTAAGTTAATTATAAAAGATAATCGGGTACAAGGTGTAATAACGAAAATAGGTATCGAATTTGAGTCGAATACAGTTGTTTTAACCAATGGTACCTTTTTAAATGGTTTAATGCATATAGGGCAGGAAAAGCTTGCCGGAGGACGTATTGGAGAAGCTGCTTCGTATAATATTTCGGAACAGTTACTGGAAGCCGGTTTTAAAACCGGAAGAATGAAAACCGGAACGCCTGTTCGTATTGATGGAAGAACCATTGATTTTTCGAAACTTACAGAACAAAAGGGCGATACAGATCATTATAAATTTTCGTATTTACCTGGTACTGAAACAAAGTTAAAACAGCGCTCGTGTTGGATTACACATACAAGTTCTGAAGTTCATGCCGAGCTTCAACAAGGTTTTGAAGATTCGCCTATGTTCGATGGGACTATTCAAAGTACTGGTCCGCGTTATTGTCCGAGTATTGAATCAAAACTGATAACTTTTGCTGAAAAAGAAAAACATCAGCTGTTTCTGGAGCCGGAAGGCGAGAATACCATCGAATATTATTTGAATGGTTTTTCTTCATCACTTCCATGGCAGGTGCAGTTAAAAGGTTTACATAAGATAGCCGGTTTAGAAAATGCAAAAATATTCCGGCCGGGTTATGCCATTGAATATGATTACTTCGATCCTACTCAGTTAAATCATACACTAGAAACAAAAATTTTAGACAATTTATTTTTTGCCGGACAGATTAACGGTACTACCGGTTATGAGGAAGCTGGTGCACAAGGAATCATTGCCGGTATAAACGCACATTTAAAATACGCAGGAACTAACGAGACTTTTATCCTAAAAAGGAACGAAGCATACATTGGAGTTCTAATTGATGATTTGGTGACAAAAGGAGTGGATGAACCGTACCGGATGTTCACCAGTAGGGCAGAATTTCGAATTTTGCTGCGACAAGACAATGCAGACATCCGTTTAACTGAAAAATCATACAAATTAGGTCTTGCTTCGCTAGAACGTCTCGAATTACTGCAAGAAAAAACAAACTTAATTCAGGAAATAATTAACTATGCGAAAGATTTTTCTGTAAAGCCACGCTTTGTAAATCAGTTACTTACGGAAAAGGGAACCTCTGAATTAAAGCAAGGAGTTAAATTATTCGACCTTATTTTACGCCCTCAGATTTCAATATTTGATTTGATTGAAGTGATTACCCCGTTTAAAACATTTCTCGAACGGGTTCCGGAGGCAAGAAAAACGGAAATTATCGAAGGAGCCGAAATTGTGATTAAGTACGAAGGGTATATTAATCGCGAAAAACTATTGGCTGAGAAATTGGATAAGTTTGAGAATATAAATATTGAAAATAAATTTAATTATAACGAGTTAAAATCAATCTCTACGGAAGCACGTCAAAAGTTAGATAAAATTAAACCAAAAACAATAGGACAGGCAAAACGTATTTCAGGTGTTTCTCCATCTGATATAAACGTTTTACTGGTACTTTTAGGACGGTAG
- a CDS encoding adenine phosphoribosyltransferase: protein MDLKREIREIPDYPKEGISFKDVTTLFKNKEALRFVTNTIVENFKEKGITKVVGLEARGFVFGGAIADRLDAGFVPIRKKGKLPSAVLSESYELEYGMDSVEMHSDALDKHDVVLIHDDLLATGGTAVAALNLAKKCGVENIYFSFICDLEFIDTPNKSILKEYETQVLVKYQ, encoded by the coding sequence ATGGATTTAAAAAGAGAAATACGTGAGATTCCTGATTATCCAAAAGAGGGGATAAGCTTTAAAGATGTAACAACGTTATTTAAAAATAAAGAAGCGTTAAGATTTGTTACGAATACAATCGTGGAGAATTTTAAAGAGAAAGGTATTACAAAAGTTGTTGGTCTTGAAGCCCGCGGTTTTGTTTTTGGCGGAGCAATTGCAGATCGTCTTGATGCCGGCTTTGTTCCTATCCGCAAAAAAGGGAAATTGCCAAGTGCAGTATTAAGTGAATCTTACGAACTGGAATATGGAATGGATAGTGTAGAAATGCATAGCGATGCATTGGATAAACATGATGTGGTTTTGATTCATGATGATTTACTAGCCACCGGAGGTACTGCTGTTGCAGCATTAAATTTGGCAAAAAAGTGTGGTGTTGAGAATATTTATTTCAGCTTTATTTGCGATCTTGAATTTATTGATACACCTAATAAGTCGATCCTAAAAGAATACGAAACTCAGGTATTGGTAAAATATCAGTAA
- the uvrC gene encoding excinuclease ABC subunit UvrC, translating to MKYQTVNKNIDHLKTLISVLPNKPGIYQYFDQSNTIIYIGKAKNLRKRVSSYFTKNHDHRKTALLVRNIADIKHMVVESEQDALLLENNLIKKYQPRYNIRLKDDKSYPWICIKNEPFPRVFKTRDLVRDGSKYFGPYTSIYTVRTLLDLFKSEYKLRTCNYNLSPENIASGKYKVCLEYHIGNCKGPCEGHVSAEKYDQGIVDIADILKGNISGVIKHLEGMMADMAENLNFEEAAAIKEKYDSLKRYQSRSTVVSPVITDVDVYSIEEDDNFAFINYLKIIKGAIIQTFTLEIKKGLDENTEELLLAGIIEIRQKIFSNAREILVPFKLENVIENVTFRVPQRGEKKQLLDLSKRNAKYFRLEKDKQAVMKNPKIRTDRILNTIKKDLQLKELPARIECFDNSNLQGTNPVAACVVFKDAKPAKKEYRHFNIKTVEGPNDFASMEEVVYRRYKRLKEEKKPLPNLIVVDGGKGQLSATMKAMDKLELRGKITVIGIAKRLEEIYFPGDSVPLYINKNSETLKVIQHLRDEAHRFGITFHRDKRSKAFITSELGNIDGIGEKTTEKLLKDFKSVKQIKLQKLDALEASIGKAKARVVFDYFQKEKE from the coding sequence TTGAAATATCAGACGGTAAATAAAAATATTGATCACTTAAAAACGCTTATATCGGTGTTGCCGAATAAGCCCGGTATTTATCAGTATTTCGATCAATCGAATACGATAATTTATATCGGAAAAGCAAAGAACCTGCGGAAGCGGGTTTCTTCGTATTTTACAAAAAATCACGATCACCGAAAAACAGCTTTATTGGTGCGGAATATTGCCGATATAAAGCACATGGTAGTGGAGAGTGAGCAGGATGCTTTGTTGTTAGAGAATAACCTGATTAAAAAGTATCAGCCCCGCTACAATATTCGATTAAAGGATGACAAAAGCTATCCGTGGATATGTATAAAAAACGAGCCTTTTCCACGCGTTTTTAAAACCAGGGATTTGGTTCGGGATGGCTCAAAATATTTTGGTCCTTATACTTCTATCTATACCGTCAGAACGTTGCTTGATTTATTTAAATCTGAATATAAATTACGGACCTGTAACTACAATTTATCACCCGAAAATATTGCTTCAGGCAAATACAAGGTATGCCTGGAATACCATATTGGAAATTGTAAAGGACCTTGCGAAGGCCACGTTTCAGCAGAAAAATACGACCAGGGAATAGTAGATATCGCGGATATTTTGAAAGGAAATATCTCAGGTGTTATCAAACATTTGGAAGGCATGATGGCCGACATGGCTGAAAATTTAAATTTCGAAGAAGCCGCGGCAATTAAGGAAAAGTATGATTCGTTAAAACGTTATCAGAGCCGTTCTACAGTTGTATCTCCTGTTATTACTGATGTTGATGTGTATTCGATAGAAGAGGATGATAATTTTGCCTTTATCAATTACCTGAAGATTATAAAAGGGGCCATTATTCAAACCTTTACTTTGGAAATAAAGAAGGGTTTGGATGAGAATACAGAAGAGCTTCTTTTGGCCGGAATTATTGAAATACGACAAAAAATATTTAGTAACGCACGCGAAATTCTGGTGCCTTTTAAGCTGGAAAATGTAATTGAAAATGTCACTTTTAGGGTACCGCAAAGAGGGGAGAAGAAACAATTGTTAGACCTTTCGAAGCGTAACGCCAAATATTTCCGTCTTGAAAAGGATAAGCAAGCAGTAATGAAAAATCCTAAAATTAGAACTGATCGCATATTAAATACCATTAAAAAGGATCTCCAATTAAAAGAATTACCCGCGCGTATTGAATGTTTTGATAACAGTAACCTGCAAGGAACAAATCCTGTTGCAGCGTGTGTGGTATTTAAAGATGCTAAGCCGGCAAAGAAAGAATACCGGCATTTTAATATAAAAACCGTTGAAGGACCAAACGATTTTGCATCGATGGAGGAGGTGGTTTACAGACGTTACAAACGTCTAAAAGAAGAAAAGAAACCATTGCCTAATCTGATTGTTGTAGATGGCGGAAAAGGCCAGTTGTCGGCAACAATGAAAGCGATGGATAAGCTGGAACTTAGGGGGAAAATTACTGTTATTGGTATCGCAAAACGATTGGAAGAAATTTATTTTCCGGGAGATTCAGTTCCTCTTTATATCAATAAAAATTCTGAAACCTTAAAAGTAATTCAGCATTTAAGAGATGAAGCGCACCGTTTTGGAATTACGTTTCACAGAGATAAACGTTCGAAAGCATTTATAACATCTGAATTAGGAAATATAGATGGAATAGGGGAGAAGACTACTGAGAAATTATTGAAGGATTTCAAATCGGTAAAGCAGATAAAACTACAAAAACTTGACGCTTTGGAGGCCTCCATAGGTAAAGCCAAAGCACGGGTAGTGTTTGATTATTTTCAAAAAGAAAAGGAATAG